The DNA window CGGCTGAAGCCGCCGCGCTCGGCGATGACGAGGTCCCGCAGGTCGATCCCGTTGACGACATCGCCGCCGACCGAACCCAGCGCCACCGCCCGCCCAAGCGACCGGCTCAACCGGGACACGATCGCCTGGCGCACTGCGTGCGCCACCCAGCCGGTCGAGATGAGACCGGCCCAGGCCACGGACGCGACGACGACGGCCGCCGCCGCGGCGACGGCAAGGCGCCGGATCGTCCGAAGACGCGGCGCCGGATCACGCTCGCGTGGAGCCAAGGGCGTTAGTGCGTCCCTCCCTTGATGACGATCGGCAGCTGAACGCGGCCGCGCATCACCCACGACGTCGTCCACTGGGTGGCGGGCTTCGCGGGCGCGTCCCCCGGGCCCGCCCGGGGCGGCACGCCGCCCATCAACTCGACGACGACATCGGTGTTCTTCGCATCGGTCTCGAACGCGCGGATGGCCTCCTCGAGCGTCTTCGGGCCGGTGCCCTGGCCGCCCCCCGCGGACGCGATCAGTGCCGCGAGACCGCCCCCACCGCCGGGAAGACCGGCTCCGCCGGCGTGCACGACGAGCATCGCCGGCCCCGGGACGGCGTTTGCCGGGATCGTCAAGGCGACCTCGTGCGTCTCGAGCGCGGCCCGGAACGGTCGGACCGTCACGCGCACATGCACGGTCCCACCGGGCGGCACGGGATCGTGCGGCGCCTCGGCTTCGACGATCGTGGCGGTGTGCTCCGCGGAGGTGACGTGTACGTCGAGTGAGACGCCGGTCGGCTCGAGGTCGCGGAAGTCGTTGTCAAACAGGAGGTTCATCGCCCGCGGCACCTCGGCCAGGGCGCGGGCGGCGATTCCCGCGGCGCCGTAGAACATGTTGTCGCGGACGACGGGCCGCGGCAGCCCCCGGCCGTACAGCGTCATGCGCACGGTGGCGGTGCCCTGCCCGCTGCGGTTGAGCGCCCGCTCGATGGCGCCCTGCGAGCCGATCGGGACGACAAGCGGCGCGAGCTCGGTGCTCGGAATCACCTGGAAGTTGAAGGTCCGGTCCAGCCCGGCGTCGTCGTCGACGACGCGTACGCGCACGCCGAACATTCTCGGCAAGGTGCCGATCGTGCCCGCGATGCCGGCCGGGCGGTCCTGCGACACGATGCCGACCGGCGCGCCCACCGCCCCGACCTTGATGTTCTGCTGTTGCCCGCGGATGACCTGAATGATGGTCGCGTTCATCAGGAGATAACTGGCCGGGCCGATGCCCGTGAATGGATGGCCAAACGCCAGGATGCGGTTGCCGTCGCGGTACGTCAACGTCCCGATGGCGTAGGCTCCGATGTCACCCTGCAGCAACGCCACACCGATCGCGCTGCCCGGTCCGAGCGGCAGTGATGCGGGCAGGCCGGCGCGGGCGCCGCCGGCGACCGGCGCCAGCCCCATGGGCAGGAGCGCCTGCGCGAGCGACGCGAGGCCGGTCCCGCTCAGGCCCGAGACAAACAGCGGCGTCTCCGCCGGGACCGCAACGAGCGTGTCGGACGGGACCCCGCCCCGCGGGTCCGCAAGCAGGACCCGCCGGATCGTCCGGCCGCCGATCGGCGTCGGGGTGAGCGCGTAGACGCCCGGACCCGGCGGGCGGCGGCCCGATGGAGCCGGGCGCGGGAGGATGCGGAACATGTCGTCGATCGGCGTGAAGAGCCCGACCATCGGATCGGACGATTGAAACGTGTACGCCAGCGCCCCGGCGAGTTTGCCGCGCAGGTAGATGGGACTCCCGCTCATCCCGGCCGCGATGCCGCCGACGCTCTGAATCGCCGTACCGGACGCCCGGAACAGCACGAGATCGCCCGCGGGACCGGCGTTGTGCAGCACGCCCAGGACCTTGACGTCGAAGTCGACCACCGCGGTGCCGGCGATGACGGTCTTGCCGATCCCGGTCATCCCGGCGGCGATCTCGCCGGCCGGCATGACGGCGGGGGCCGCCGCCCCCGGCACCGGCACCATCCCGGCCGCCAGCGCCGCGGCGGCGAGGAGCGCGGTGACGCCCCCACGGGGGGCCCGTCCCGCCGGACGGCCGGCGTGCAGCGCGCGGGTCTGCTTCGCGGGTGCGGTCACGTGACTCTCCCTATTTGACCGTCATCGGAATCTGGAACCGGCCCAAGACCACCCAGTCGGTCTCGATGATCGTACCGGCGGGCGATTCGAAGCTCGGGTTCGCGTTGGCCCCGACCGCCGTCAACACGGCCTCGGGCACCAGCTGAATCATCAGGTCGGTGTTCTTGCCGTCGTTTTCGAACTCGTCGATCGCGGTCTCGAGCGACTCGGCGCCGGTAGGAGTCCCCTCGAGCCCAACCAGCGTTTGGAACGTGTCCTGCGGCGAGGGCGAATTGTTATTGTTGAGGGCGCCGGAGGTGCCGATCAGCAGGAACGCCGGCCCTTCCGGAAAGTCGTGGGGCACGGTGAAGCCGATCGTCTTGGTGCGCGGCTCGCCGCCGCCGTAGGGACGGATGGTGACCTCGACCTGCATGCGCTCGCCGGCGTGGACGGTCCGGACGTCCGGCCGCGCGCTCACGAGCAGCGCCGTATTGGCTTTCGACGTCACCGCGATGTCGACGGTCATGTCGATCGGATCCAGATCCTTGAAGAAGTTCCCGAAGAGCAGCTGCGTCGCCGCGGGCACGTCAAGCGCCGTCGCCGTCGCGATATCGCCGATGTCGTAGGCGAGATCCTCCCGCACGATCGGATTGTCGGCGCCGCGGGCGCGCAGCGTGATGCGCACCGAGGCGGACCCGCCGGCCACCCGGTCGAGTCCGCGCTGGATGAGGCTCAAGGCGGCGGTCGGGATGAGGCTCTCGGCCAGATCCGGCCGCCGCACGACCTGCGCGCCGAAGGTGTGGGTCAGGCCGGTGTCCAGGTCCCGGGTATTGACGCGGATCCCGAACGTGCGCGGAAATCGCCCCAGCACGCCGCCGACGCCGACGGTGCGATCCTGCGTCAGCGCGCCGGCGAGTGGGCCGAAGCTCCCCTCCTTAAATGGAAAGTCGAGGGAGCGCACGACCGTGTCGATCCAGGCGGTCGTCAGAAACAGGGAGGCGGTGCCCGCGTTCAACAGCGGGTGTCCGAACCCCAGCACCATGTTGCCGCGCCGGTACGTCGCGGTGCCGATGGCGCCCACCTCGACGTCCCCGCGCACCAATTCGACGCCGAGCGAGGCACCGGGTTCGATCGGCGGGGCGGTGAAGGTCCGTCGCCCGGCGTAGCTTTGCTGGGGCACCAGGTTGAACCTCCGGAACGTGCGCTCGAGGACCCGCATGGCCGCCGGGGTCACGCCCGCGGCGGTCATCGGCACGGCGACCGGCGCGACCGCGGCGGTCCCGGCCGGGGCGTGCGCGTTATAGGCGGCCGCCTCGGCCGTGGATCCCACGACGACGATGCGCCGGACTGGACCGCGCGGCGTCACGATCGGCACGGCGCTCCGATACTCGCGCGGCCGCAGTACCTGGACGGCCGGCGTCCCGAGCATCTTGAGCATTTGTTCGATCGGCGTGGCGAGGCTGAGGTCGGCGTCGGGACCCGGGAAGTGATAGCCGTAGGACAGCGCCCCGGCCAGCCGCCCGTTGAGGTAGATCGGGCTGCCGCTCATGCCCGACGCGGTTCCGCCGGCCTGCGCGATCGTCGGACCACCGGCGCGGAACAAGATGAGATCGGTGTCCGGCGCGCCCCGCAGCACCCCGAGCACGTTGACGTCGAACCGCTGAATGGTGGTGCCGTGGATGACGGTGAGACCGTACCCGTGCATGCCGGGATGCACGGCGGCGAGCGGCAATACGGATTGTGGATCGGCGCCGGCCGGGGGCAGGGCGGACACGGCCACGCCGAACGCGATGGCGGCGACGGCTGCGACCGCACGCACCCTGCTGCGCACGCTGCACACGGCGTGACCCAAACGTCCCCCTCCCGTCTGTCGCACGGGCGCGGCGCGGCCCTACAAACAATACGAGGGGGTAGGCCCCCCTCGCCACACGCCCCGGGCGTTCTAGCTCAACGCCGTACTTCCAGGCCCGCTTACTGGGCCTCGATCACAGCCACCGCATCGCCGATGTTCACGAAGTCGCCAACGCGCACCATCACCTGGATGATCTTGCCGTTGGCCGTGGCGCGGGCAGCCGGGATCGCACTCCCGGTTGAGGTGCGGACGAACACGAGCGTATCGCCGAGCTTGACCGATTGGCCCACGGCGACGAGTTCTAGCGGCAGCACCTGACCGGAAATGCCCGAGCGAACCACGACGTTGGCGGCATTCTGCGCCGAACCGACGGTCCCGGCCAGTACTAACGCCACGAGCACGATCCCCGCGACACCGGTCACCCGGCGCATGCCCACACCACCTCTCAGCCGCCCCATTATAGGCGCGGCCGGCTTTGACTGTCAAACGTGGAGGCGCCTCGGGAGGTTCCCGGCCCGTCGCGCCGGGCGCCGGGACGCCTTGTCTGTCGACGAGATTCGGCGGTGACCTTCGCGGGGTTTCTGCGTGATCCCGCTCTACGCTCCCGCGTCTCCGCCGGACCCAGGCGAGCCCCATCGAAGACCACGCAATCGCGACATGACCATCTGGAGGAGCCCTCGCAGAACCCGGATCGCCGCCATGTCTCGACCTCCGCATAGGCGAACCCTCCCTCCCTGAGTCACCACAGGGTGGCAGGGACCTAAGGTATTCAGAGCCGTTGGCCGTATACCTGCGGCGAAGGAGAGCATCACTCAACACGGAGTCATGCGCAAAACGATCGTCCGGCAACAGGGTCGATCGACAACACAAGTGCATGTGAGGAGATCGAGTGATAGAAAACCCTGTGAGCCGGGTACGCAACGATTGGGGGCCCGGGGGTCAGGCATGTCTCGGATCAAGTCGCGTCACGAACGGCGGGACACGTCTCCCGCGGGCGGGTGGAACCGCGCTCAGTTCGAAGCGTCACTCAACAGGTTGCGCTCGTTAGGGCTCTCCCCTCGCGCCGTCGAGCATTTTCGACGGCTTGCGCGTGAGACGGGGCGGCTCCCTCATGAACTCGTACTCGAAATCGTCGAAGAAGCAGCCTCCCATCCGAGTGAGGCTGTACGATTTGCCCTGTACTCCCACGCTGGGCGGACCGGCGGAATCTAATCACGCTACGCGGGCACAAGGGCGAGAACCCGGACCGGGCTCCCGCTTCCGTCGACGATCTTCAGCGGGGCCGCGATCACCACCGCTCCGGTGACCGGGACCTGATCCAGATTGCACAGGCTCGTCAGTCCGAACTTCCCGGCGCCGTGCATGATCGTGTGGTTGGGAAAGGGTGGATCGAACGTTCCGGCCTGGCCGGCGTCGGTCCCGACTGTCTCGACGCCGACTCCGAGGATATCCCGCTCTCTCGCGAGGAGCTCGGACGCCGCTTTGTGGAGGCCGGGGGCATGCGGGCCGTCCTGCCCCACGTTGAGAAACTCTTGGGGATCGCGACGGCTGCTCCAGCCCGTGCGTATCAGCACCCACGACGCCGCGGGAATCCGCCCGTGACGTCCCTCCCATGCCGCAATGTGTTCAGGCGTCACCAGGAAGTCCTGATTCCGGGCGACTTCGCCCGCCACATCGATCACCACGGCCGGGCCGACAAAGCGGTGGGCCGGGATCGTATCGCAGGCGTTGCCGGGGAGATCCTTCCCCGTGACCCAGTGAACTGGCGCATCGAAGTGCGTGCCGGTGTGCTCACCCAGGTGGATGGTGTTCCAATACCAGGCGGGTCCGCGTGCATCGTACCGAGAAATCACTTCACGGGAAAACGCGGGGGACGGCGCGAAGATGGGCGGTAGTCCGATCACCGGCGTCTCTGGTCCAAGCGGCTGTGTCAGGTCCACAATCCGGATCTGCCCTCCCCTGAGCTCCTGAACCAACTGCGTCAACACGCTCGCCATTCCCCTGCTCCTTCCCCACCGGTTCGCGGCTTCGCCGCACCGCCGATCTCCCTGACCGGCGCGCAGATTCCTCAAGTGGCGCTGGAATTGAAAGCGATTCTCGAGCATGGGCAGATCGGTCAAGAACGACGGGGGCCCCTTCGCCTCCACCTTGGCCACAAGGGTTGTCAGTTCATTCGCCCGCAGGGCATCTTCGAACGCGGTGGTGAACCCGGCGACCGTGCGCACGGTCGACGTACGAGGGATACCGGCGGCCGCGGCCATCCCGGCGATGTCCGTCCCGGTGGCGGTCGCCGTGGGAAACCCGCCGACCGAGAGGAGGCTCTCGTTGTCGAACACGACGTGGACGAGGTTGCGCGGGCGATAGCGGGCCATCGTCGTGAGGGCGCCGAGATTCATCAGGATCGAGCCGTCCCCGTCGAGCACGACCACCTGCAATTCCGGGCGAAGCAGCGAAACGCCGAGGCCCATGGAGGAAGCCAGCCCCATGGAATGGAGAAGGTAGAAAAATCCCGGCCGGTGCCCAAGGGATTGCAACTCCGCCGAAACGGCTCCCATGATCGTGACGACGATGCACCGTTCCAGGCTCGGGTAGATCGCGCGCAACGCGTCGATGCGAAGCATCATGCCTCCCCCGGCCAGGCCGTCATTCTTCCCACATCAGGTCCCGGCACAGCAGGAGCGCAACAGGTTTGAGCGAGGACTCCGCCAGCGTCTGCGCCTTCTTGATCCGGCGTGTCACGTGGGTCGGCTCTTCCAATCGTTCGTACGGGATGTCGAGGGCCCGCAGCACAGGTTCGGTCACCCCGCCACCTTCTGTCTGCCACGGATCGGGCTCGCCCAACTCGCCCCGGTAACTGATCAGCATCAAGAGCGGAATCCGGTAGAGACGCGCCAATGAAACGATGCCGTTCACGCTCTGGAGGAAGCCGTGGTTCTGCAGCAGCATCGCCGACTTCGCTCCGGCCAGATGCGCGCCCGCGGAGATGCCGACTCCTTCCTCCTCTTTGGCGAGACGGACGAGGATCATCTGCGGGTCATCTTCCGCCATCCGGATGAGGTGCACGAGCCAGGTCTCAGGAAGGGCGGAGACCAGCCGGATTCCACACGCCTTCAACGCGTCGTAAATCAATTGAGAATTCTTTACGGAAACCGGCATACCCGCCTCGACGTCTTCATGGTCCACCCCTCGGAAGGAACCGCGGCGCCGAGGCCCCTCCAGACCGACTTCGCGGAGCATATCGCATCATCGGTAAACCTCCTGATAATTTCGCTACCCGCCAACTACCCCCTTGGGTAGTGGCTTATCGATCGCGCATCGCGTAACGTCGGTGGTGGGTGAATGCCAGACGATACGGTCTTGAGGAGCCACCACGATGAGCGTCATCGCGAGAGCGGTTGCGAGCGGGTCCGAGACAAACGGGCATGGACCGTTGGTGGCGGCTACGCCGGCCAGCGCGCTCGCCATGGCAGAACTGGGGATCGCCGAACTGCTCGACAGTCTGTACGCGAACGGGCTGACCGCGAGTTGGTCGGGTCAGGACATCGCGATCCTGGAGGCTGCCCACGAAGCCGTCAGCGCCGCCCACCGGCGATTTCAGGCGCTCCGAGCCGGCCGTGAGCACGACGTAGGCCTCTGGACGGCGCGACTCCAGGCCGCCGCACGCCACCTCAGTGAGGCCGCCCTCGGGCTGTAGGTTCCAAGCGCGGTAACCCCAGGCAAATATCGCAGGTTCATCGGGTCGACCGTCAAACCTGGAATTCCTCGGGACGGTTCCGCGCGAATCCGAAGTGGTGCCGAAGCGCGCCCACGATCCGCTCGGCCGCGTGGCCGTCGCCGTAGGGGTTGCGGGCCCGGCTCATCCGCGCATACGCGCCGGCATCGGTCAGCAGCTCTCGTGACGCGGCGACGATCCGCGACTCGTCCGTGCCGACGAGCCGCGCCGTGCCGGCCGCGATCCCTTCCGGACGCTCGGTCGTCTCCCGCAGCACCAGGACCGGCCGTCCGAGCGCCGGCGCTTCCTCTTGAATCCCGCCGGAGTCCGTCAGGATCAGCGTCGCGGACTTCATCACGGCGACCACCGTCGTGTAGTCGAAGGGCGCGAACAGGTGCGCGCGCGGGTGGCCGCCGAGGATCTCCTGGGCGGGGTGCGCGACGACCGGGTTCGGGTGCACCGGGAAGATCAGCGCGAGATCCTCGAACTCGTCCAAGAGCCGCCGCGTCGCGGTAAAGATGCGGCGCTGCGGCTCGCCCCAGTTCTCGCGCCGGTGCGTCGTCATCAGCAGGCGCCGCCCCGGCGCCTCCAGCAGCCCGCGCAGCCCCGGATCCGCGGGCGGGACCCC is part of the bacterium genome and encodes:
- a CDS encoding SpoIVB peptidase S55 domain-containing protein, which produces MTAPAKQTRALHAGRPAGRAPRGGVTALLAAAALAAGMVPVPGAAAPAVMPAGEIAAGMTGIGKTVIAGTAVVDFDVKVLGVLHNAGPAGDLVLFRASGTAIQSVGGIAAGMSGSPIYLRGKLAGALAYTFQSSDPMVGLFTPIDDMFRILPRPAPSGRRPPGPGVYALTPTPIGGRTIRRVLLADPRGGVPSDTLVAVPAETPLFVSGLSGTGLASLAQALLPMGLAPVAGGARAGLPASLPLGPGSAIGVALLQGDIGAYAIGTLTYRDGNRILAFGHPFTGIGPASYLLMNATIIQVIRGQQQNIKVGAVGAPVGIVSQDRPAGIAGTIGTLPRMFGVRVRVVDDDAGLDRTFNFQVIPSTELAPLVVPIGSQGAIERALNRSGQGTATVRMTLYGRGLPRPVVRDNMFYGAAGIAARALAEVPRAMNLLFDNDFRDLEPTGVSLDVHVTSAEHTATIVEAEAPHDPVPPGGTVHVRVTVRPFRAALETHEVALTIPANAVPGPAMLVVHAGGAGLPGGGGGLAALIASAGGGQGTGPKTLEEAIRAFETDAKNTDVVVELMGGVPPRAGPGDAPAKPATQWTTSWVMRGRVQLPIVIKGGTH
- a CDS encoding cyclase family protein; the encoded protein is MMLRIDALRAIYPSLERCIVVTIMGAVSAELQSLGHRPGFFYLLHSMGLASSMGLGVSLLRPELQVVVLDGDGSILMNLGALTTMARYRPRNLVHVVFDNESLLSVGGFPTATATGTDIAGMAAAAGIPRTSTVRTVAGFTTAFEDALRANELTTLVAKVEAKGPPSFLTDLPMLENRFQFQRHLRNLRAGQGDRRCGEAANRWGRSRGMASVLTQLVQELRGGQIRIVDLTQPLGPETPVIGLPPIFAPSPAFSREVISRYDARGPAWYWNTIHLGEHTGTHFDAPVHWVTGKDLPGNACDTIPAHRFVGPAVVIDVAGEVARNQDFLVTPEHIAAWEGRHGRIPAASWVLIRTGWSSRRDPQEFLNVGQDGPHAPGLHKAASELLARERDILGVGVETVGTDAGQAGTFDPPFPNHTIMHGAGKFGLTSLCNLDQVPVTGAVVIAAPLKIVDGSGSPVRVLALVPA
- a CDS encoding thiamine pyrophosphate-binding protein, with the translated sequence MPVSVKNSQLIYDALKACGIRLVSALPETWLVHLIRMAEDDPQMILVRLAKEEEGVGISAGAHLAGAKSAMLLQNHGFLQSVNGIVSLARLYRIPLLMLISYRGELGEPDPWQTEGGGVTEPVLRALDIPYERLEEPTHVTRRIKKAQTLAESSLKPVALLLCRDLMWEE
- the wecB gene encoding UDP-N-acetylglucosamine 2-epimerase (non-hydrolyzing), which produces MSPSARTVLAVLGTRPDAVKMAPVVRALAGRPSEFAPVVLATAQHRDMLDQVLEVFDLRPDYDLDIMTDRQSLADISVRTLARIDELLPRIAPDLVVVQGDAAPCFFGALAAFYRQIPVAHVEAGLRTADKYQPFPEEMYRRMVSSLADLHFPPTATARANLEREGTPPERILVTGNTVIDALLDVARRGVPPADPGLRGLLEAPGRRLLMTTHRRENWGEPQRRIFTATRRLLDEFEDLALIFPVHPNPVVAHPAQEILGGHPRAHLFAPFDYTTVVAVMKSATLILTDSGGIQEEAPALGRPVLVLRETTERPEGIAAGTARLVGTDESRIVAASRELLTDAGAYARMSRARNPYGDGHAAERIVGALRHHFGFARNRPEEFQV